In Bacteroidales bacterium, the DNA window ATCTGATAACCAGAAATATGCCGAACTTCCTAACCAGTTATAACTCCATGAAGCACTAAATCGCGCACCACCCGGGAGAGCGGAAAACCCAAGTAAATCATTCGTGGGGACTCCACCTGCGTTCCAACGGGGATGAGGGTCTGGTTCGGTAAGCGTGCTTTTAAGAACCGAGGTTCCATCAGGGACATTCATTTGGATGGCAACAAAACCTGCAAAGGCAGCAATTGAATTCCATTCATGATTATCCGTGATATGCCAACCTTCAGGACATAATCCATTTTCACTTGATACAGCATACCAGTTGTAAAGTCCCCCGTATTTATGTTTGTTTTCCAGGTTCTTAGCATACCATGTATAAGAAGGCTGGTTTATGAAGGCGTCTGAATAAGTTATGAGATCGCCATTACTGAACTTTGTGGTTTTCAGGTTTTCCTTGAAAATGCATATATCGCCAACCTGAACGGTTTGATATACGTTCCCATCAATGTCACTTACCGCCGGGCTTTCAGGGCAGGCAGCACCGATGGCAATTGTGCTGAAAATCTGCTGGTTTCCGTAAATAATGCCGGTAATACTTATAACATAAGCCCGGATATAGTAGGTTGCGACTGGTTTCAGATAATCAATTTTTACTGAAAAGAGGTCGGAGCCGGTTAAGTCCACCTTGAAGTTAATAGTTCTTTCAGGATTGGGCGAAGTACCCCAGCAAACTCCACGTTCACTTATGGGTAATGACCCTTCATTAATTATTTCACCCACACCTACTGCTGACCATTGCGTTATTTTTTGCGCGGGTTTTGTCAGAACCTCGGGCAATGGCTCCGTTTCAGGAGTTGTAAATTCGAGCGGTTCACCATAACCTACTCCTGCCTGATTGATGGCGTAGGTTCTGGCGTAATAAGTGGTTGTTGGTAATAATCCTTTGATTGTGGCAGTGAACCTGGTGCTGCTTCCAGGAGCAGCTATTTTGTCGGAATTGATGGAGGGAAAAGGTCCAGTTCCCCAGCAAATACCCCGTTCGGTTATGGCAAGATCTCCGTCAGAGATAACCTCTCCTTCCACATCGGCCTGCATGGAATAAACTTGGCTTACCTGGTGTGTGAGTAATTCCGGAACAGTTCCCTTCAATGTACTGAACTCTACAACCTTGCCATAGCCTGTACCAATTGAATTGATGGCATAAGCCCGCACAAAATAAGTGGTTGATGGGGTTAAACCAGGT includes these proteins:
- a CDS encoding fibrobacter succinogenes major paralogous domain-containing protein, with amino-acid sequence MKFKASIVLLPAFLLFFSACRKDSSVPEISTLTVQNLSYYSANCGGMVTNDGGSEVTLRGVCWSTQPSPTINDDTTVNTGDQHHFISELPGLTPSTTYFVRAYAINSIGTGYGKVVEFSTLKGTVPELLTHQVSQVYSMQADVEGEVISDGDLAITERGICWGTGPFPSINSDKIAAPGSSTRFTATIKGLLPTTTYYARTYAINQAGVGYGEPLEFTTPETEPLPEVLTKPAQKITQWSAVGVGEIINEGSLPISERGVCWGTSPNPERTINFKVDLTGSDLFSVKIDYLKPVATYYIRAYVISITGIIYGNQQIFSTIAIGAACPESPAVSDIDGNVYQTVQVGDICIFKENLKTTKFSNGDLITYSDAFINQPSYTWYAKNLENKHKYGGLYNWYAVSSENGLCPEGWHITDNHEWNSIAAFAGFVAIQMNVPDGTSVLKSTLTEPDPHPRWNAGGVPTNDLLGFSALPGGARFSASWSYNWLGSSAYFWLSDDVNENSALARNISNYWIQIFSTGGYKTYFMSVRCVKD